In Penicillium oxalicum strain HP7-1 chromosome I, whole genome shotgun sequence, a single window of DNA contains:
- a CDS encoding putative feruloyl esterase B-2 — MDNHNVFNGTSPWTLGTNLQWVLEYPLNQFKAAMMTRLSPWGMFGAVSAALASQDAFQTRCSGFAHHIDLPNVSVHFAEYVAGGTNLSLPENAASCAAPYQAVSVDVCRVAMTVSTSNSSEISLEAWFPRDYKGRFLSTGNGGLSGCIQYYDLAYTAQLGFATVGANNGHNGTSGAPFLNNPDVLEDFVHRSVHTGVVIGKELTKQFYKEGYSKSYYLGCSTGGRQGFKSIQKYPDDFDGVVAGAPAINMIGLFSWSAHFYTILGPQGSDTYLSPAEWKVVHEEILRQCDALDGAKDGIIEDTDLCQPILTTLICAPGSKNKTPCLSASQVHAAQQVFAPVYGLNGTRLYPRMQPGSEEFAAPIIYNGQPFPYSTDWLKYVVYNDSSWEGKDWTMQDAAVAMAQNPFNIQTWEGDISPFKKAGGKVLHYHGMQDQLISSDDSKWYYAHVANTMGLPPSSLDEFYRFFPISGMAHCGGGDGAYGIGQGLRTYAGTDPQDNVLMAMVQWVEEGKAPETLRGAKFVNGPGSEVEYRRRHCRYPKRNVFVGPGHYTDENAWKCV; from the exons ATGGACAATCACAATGTATTTAATGGCACTTCTCCATGGACTCTGGGAACAAACCTCCAGTGGGTGCTAGAATACCCGTTGAACCAATTCAAAGCGGCCATGATGACTCGGCTCTCCCCCTGGGGCATGTTTGGGGCCGTTTCCGCGGCCCTGGCAAGTCAGGATGCATTCCAGACCAGATGTTCCGGCTTTGCACATCATATCGATCTGCCAAACGTCAGCGTCCACTTTGCCGAGTACGTTGCTGGCGGGACGAATCTGTCTCTGCCAGAAAATGCGGCCAGCTGCGCTGCGCCATACCAAGCAGTATCTGTGGACGTGTGTCGTGTGGCCATGACCGTCTCCACATCAAACAGCAGCGAGATCTCACTTGAGGCTTGGTTTCCACGCGATTATAAAGGTCGCTTTTTAAGCACAGGAAACGGTGGACTCTCGGGTT GCATCCAATACTACGATCTGGCGTACACTGCACAGCTGGGCTTTGCCACAGTCGGGGCCAACAACGGACACAATGGTACCTCCGGAGCACCGTTCTTGAATAACCCTGATGTGCTAGAGGACTTTGTTCATCGCTCGGTTCACACCGGCGTGGTGATTGGCAAAGAGCTCACGAAGCAATTCTACAAGGAAGGTTACAGTAAAAGCTATTACCTCGGATGTTCCACGGGAGGCCGCCAGGGATTTAAATCCATTCAAAAATATCCAGATGATTTTGATGGTGTGGTTGCTGGAGCGCCTGCGATCAACATGATCggtctcttttcttggagTGCCCACTTCTACACGATCCTCGGCCCCCAAGGCTCCGACACATATCTCTCACCTGCGGAGTGGAAAGTCGTTCACGAGGAAATTCTCCGACAGTGCGACGCTCTTGACGGCGCGAAGGATGGAATCATTGAGGACACTGATCTGTGTCAGCCAATTCTGACCACCCTGATCTGCGCTCCCGGCTCGAAGAATAAGACTCCTTGTCTCTCTGCTTCCCAAGTCCACGCTGCTCAGCAAGTCTTCGCGCCTGTCTATGGGCTGAATGGGACTCGGTTGTACCCACGTATGCAACCCGGCTCCGAAGAGTTTGCAGCACCGATCATATATAATGGCCAGCCTTTCCCGTACAGCACCGATTGGTTGAAATACGTGGTCTACAATGATTCTTCCTGGGAGGGTAAGGACTGGACAATGCAGGACGCTGCGGTTGCAATGGCCCAAAACCCTTTTAATATTCAGACCTGGGAAGGCGATATCTCTCCGTTCAAGAAAGCCGGTGGCAAAGTCTTGCACTATCACGGCATGCAGGACCAGCTGATTAGCTCTGACGACTCCAAGTGGTATTATGCTCACGTTGCGAATACTATGGGCTTGCCTCCATCTAGCTTGGACGAATTTTATCGCTTCTTCCCCATCAGTGGCATGGCCCACTGCGGCGGTGGGGACGGTGCGTACGGCATTGGCCAGGGGCTGCGGACGTATGCTGGCACAGATCCGCAGGATAACGTCCTGATGGCTATGGTCCAGTGGGTGGAGGAAGGGAAGGCTCCAGAAACCTTACGGGGTGCAAAATTCGTCAATGGGCCTGGCTCAGAGGTCGAGTACCGCCGCAGACACTGTCGCTACCCAAAGCGGAATGTTTTCGTGGGCCCTGGCCACTATACTGATGAAAATGCTTGGAAGTGTGTGTAG
- a CDS encoding FAD-linked oxidoreductase sor8 codes for MRTVTFLALVFTLCTSVAAVFECRCFPGDTCWPPWQQWKDFNASIGGRLISTVSLGSVCHTAGEFSAYNQEACANLIADWGFPATHYRTCTSPMALWFANSSCNPFLPREIPCLNTALQRYTVNVSGVNDVQKTVQFAQKHKIRLVIRNTGHDYLGKSTAPGGLALWMHNLKNTEYLQYRSSSYVGPALRLGAGVQGFEAMAAAHAQNKVILTGNCDSVGVVGGYSQGGGHGQLASWVGLAADQVLEWEVVTAAGEHLTVTPEVYSDLFWALSGGGGGTFAIVMSATVKAYPEVSTASANLTFSGENVAPEVFWDIIRNFVVNITALTDTGAVAIWAVIGDHFSLTPITWPGGSVDHLQAGLASTLKMLQENNLTYGTCLATLKAPGSQDSLTERAAYHIQQFPSFWDCYMAMNPHSNITEAQIGGRLMPRDVIEYDTDGLFMTLRDIADMGVVVSGVSLNVSRNSVPENAVNPAWRDAAISVVLGTGYNYTNREANVESQSLMTDVLIPLLTDLSPDSGAYLNEADWNQPDWQSTFYGDNYPLLHQIKQEFDPDGVFYARTAVGSEAWIELEDGHLCQFPDPWRD; via the exons ATGCGGACTGTGACATTCCTCGCCCTCGTGTTCACTCTTTGCACCAGTGTCGCGGCAGTCTTCGAATGTCGCTGCTTCCCGGGCGACACGTGCTGGCCCCCATGGCAGCAGTGGAAAGATTTCAATGCTTCAATTGGCGGCAGATTGATCTCAACTGTTTCTCTCGGAAGCGTGTGCCATACTGCGGGTGAATTCTCAGCTTACAATCAGGAGGCATGCGCCAATTTGATCGCCGACTGGGGCTTTCCTGCAACTCACTACAGAACTTGTACGTCACCAATGGCGTTGTGGTTTGCAAATTCGTCCTGCAATCCATTCTTGCCGCGAGAGATTCCTTGCCTTAATACTGCGCTACAGCGGTACACTGTCAACGTCAGCGGGGTCAACGATGTACAGAAGACCGTTCAATTTGCTCAGAAGCATAAGATCCGCTTGGTCATTCGGAACACCGGTCATGACTACCTTGGAAAATCAACTGCACCAGGAGGATTGGCGTTATGGATGCATAATCTCAAGAATACCGAGTATCTGCAGTACCGCTCATCTTCTTACGTGGGCCCTGCACTGCGACTGGGTGCTGGTGTACAAGGCTTTGAGGCGATGGCTGCAGCCCACGCGCAGAACAAAGTCATTTTGACCGGTAATTGCGACAGTGTGGGTGTTGTTGGAGGCTACAGTCAAGGTGGTGGTCACGGTCAATTGGCGTCGTGGGTCGGTCTCGCCGCTGATCAAGTACTGGAATGGGAGGTAGTGACTGCCGCTGGAGAGCATCTTACGGTCACGCCCGAAGTATACTCTGATCTCTTTTGGGCTctctctggtggtggtgggggtaCCTTTGCTATCGTGATGAGCGCCACCGTGAAGGCTTATCCCGAAGTCAGTACTGCGTCAGCCAATCTGACCTTCAGCGGGGAAAATGTGGCACCGGAGGTGTTTTGGGACATTATTCGCAACTTCGTCGTCAATATCACCGCTCTTACCGACACCGGAGCTGTGGCAATCTGGGCAGTGATTGGAGACCACTTCAGTCTCACTCCTATCACTTGGCCTGGTGGCAGTGTAGATCATCTACAGGCAGGCCTTGCATCTACGTTGAAAATGCTGCAGGAAAACAACTTGACTTATGGTACGTGTCTCGCTACTCTGAAGGCACCTGGCTCCCAGGATTCCCTAACTGAGAGAGCAGCCTATCACATCCAGCAGTTTCCTTCATTCTGGGATTGCTATATGGCTATGAACCCACACAGTAATATCACCGAGGCTCAGATTGGAGGCCGTCTCATGCCTCGAGACGTCATTGAGTACGACACTGATGGCCTCTTCATGACTTTGAGAGACATCGCAGATATGGGTGTAGTGGTCTCGGGCGTGTCTCTCAACGTCTCCCGTAATTCAGTGCCCGAGAATGCCGTCAATCCTGCCTGGCGGGATGCTGCCATATCTGTTGTTCTTGGAAC AGGCTATAACTACACGAACCGCGAGGCAAATGTCGAGTCCCAGTCATTGATGACGGACGTCCTTATCCCTCTTCTTACAGACCTTAGTCCCGATAGCGGAGCATATCTCAACGAAGCTGACTGGAACCAGCCAGACTGGCAATCGACTTTTTATGGGGACAACTACCCCCTTTTGCATCAAATTAAGCAGGAGTTTGATCCAGATGGAGTTTTCTATGCTAGAACAGCAGTTGGAAGTGAAGCATGGATTGAGTTGGAAGATGGGCATCTCTGTCAATTTCCAGATCCATGGAGAGATTGA